In Gouania willdenowi chromosome 24, fGouWil2.1, whole genome shotgun sequence, a single window of DNA contains:
- the LOC114457520 gene encoding pinin isoform X1, with translation MSTKAECRVSSSRSRTEERRRSRSKEKEKRKRKRSRSRSSSSSSSSSSSSSSSSSSSLSSSSSSSGSSSRSSSSSSDSHSKSRKHSKKRQKEKRKKKGKKMKRQKHKKEKKGKGGEENSGPVQISKYLKDRKKGKYSMISGKKIKMKVKKSKKDKQRDKNRAELLDFLNSTV, from the exons ATG tcTACAAAGGCAGAATGCAGAGTGTCCAGTTCCAGGTCCAGAACAGAAGAGAGGAGGAGATCAAGGAGTAAAG aaaaagagaaaagaaagcgAAAGCGAAGCCGCAGCAGatcttcatcttcctcatcGTCTAGCTCGTCCTCGTCGTCTTCCTCGTCATCATCGTCTCTATCATCATCCTCAAGCTCATCAGGCTCTTCCAGCCGAAGTAGTTCCAGCAGTAGCG actCTCACAGTAAATCCAGAAAGCATTCTAAGAAACGACAAAAGGAGAAACGGAAAAAA AAGGGGAAGAAAATGAAGCGgcagaaacataaaaaagagaagaaaggaaaaggaggtgaaGAAAACTCTGGACCTGTACAGATCTCAAAG tacttGAAGGACAGAAAGAAAGGCAAATACAGCATGATATCAGGCAAGAAgataaaaatgaaagtaaagaaGTCAAAGAAGGATAAGCAG AGGGACAAAAATCGAGCCGAGCTTCTCGACTTTTTGAACTCCACGGTGTGA
- the LOC114457520 gene encoding RNA-binding protein with serine-rich domain 1-B isoform X2 codes for MSTKAECRVSSSRSRTEERRRSRSKEKEKRKRKRSRSRSSSSSSSSSSSSSSSSSSSLSSSSSSSGSSSRSSSSSSDSHSKSRKHSKKRQKEKRKKKGKKMKRQKHKKEKKGKGGEENSGPVQISKRDKNRAELLDFLNSTV; via the exons ATG tcTACAAAGGCAGAATGCAGAGTGTCCAGTTCCAGGTCCAGAACAGAAGAGAGGAGGAGATCAAGGAGTAAAG aaaaagagaaaagaaagcgAAAGCGAAGCCGCAGCAGatcttcatcttcctcatcGTCTAGCTCGTCCTCGTCGTCTTCCTCGTCATCATCGTCTCTATCATCATCCTCAAGCTCATCAGGCTCTTCCAGCCGAAGTAGTTCCAGCAGTAGCG actCTCACAGTAAATCCAGAAAGCATTCTAAGAAACGACAAAAGGAGAAACGGAAAAAA AAGGGGAAGAAAATGAAGCGgcagaaacataaaaaagagaagaaaggaaaaggaggtgaaGAAAACTCTGGACCTGTACAGATCTCAAAG AGGGACAAAAATCGAGCCGAGCTTCTCGACTTTTTGAACTCCACGGTGTGA